AATCAAAATAAAGGCGACGATTTTTTGAATTAATTCAAATGACGCCATATCAACAACAATCACTTTGATACATGCCAAAGCAAATAGTAATGCTGCTAGCCTGACCAGGCTTGCTTGTTGAGGCCGTAAGCTTATAAACATCACCACACTAGCATGCACAACTAACAGCACTGCACTCATTGGTGCAGCAATAATTAGGTCGAATTGATAGCTCCACAGTAAATAACTTATCACCAATAAAGCATGCCAAGCCCACTTAAGCGTGACATAAGAGATAATTTTTCTGTGTGCTCTAATACCTAATCTTGCTGTTAACAAATAACGACCTAATAAAATCAGCACTCCAAGCTCTGCTAAATTGGTCAGAACATTATCAATATTAAGGGTGAGTTGTGTTTCGCTGTGAAATAGGATGGGTAAAATGGCACAAGCAAAAATAGCAAAATACGCCAAGCTATAACTTGGTGCTAAGGCCTGCTTAAAATGTTGGCCTATGCGTGTGTTTCTTTCGGTAATAACACTAAAATATCCACAGATGATTAACGCTGTTATTGCCCATGATGGATGGATTAGGTTAGTGAGAGTTTGACTTAGTACGGCTATGACTAAGGCAATATAATATGGAGCAATGTGCCATTGTAGCGTAGTAATTTGCTGCCACTTTTTTGGTAATTGTACATAGCGTACACTAATTAATCCGAGTAATAGCAATCCTATTGTCAATGCAGCAAGTCCTTGCCACAATTCTGCTAGGCACATTGCTGCTGTAACCATGGTTGCTAATACCGTGAGTATTTGCGACTCATAGCGAAGACTCTTGTGATTAATAAAGTAAGCCAAACCTAGACTCATCATACTGCTTAACCATAATGAGATAGCAATGTAGTCAGGATAGCTGCGTATGACTTTGGGCAATAATAGTAATGGTAGCGCGAGATAACATGCTAACTGAACATAGTAAGCAACGTGGATTAACTTGGCATTGGCATAATATTTTTTGTACCAATAATACGCCAATAGTAATCCGATAAAGAGTTCAAAACGGGCTAATTTAGCGTTCATTGCTTGGTCGGCAAAGCTAAGACTATCAGCGTCTATCATGCCAAAAATAACTAACCCTAATAACGGTAGTTGCAATAACCAGGCTAATACTTCGCTAAAACGTAGGGTGTGTTTAGCACTCATGTACAGTAGTAAAAAGCTGATTAATGGTAATGTATTAAGCCAATATTGCTCGGTGATAAAGAAGCTAATGAGTAACAAGGTTACTGTATAGAGCACTCCAAGTAACTCGCGGATAAACCGTACTACTAGGTGTTCAAATTGCATTAAATCAGCTTGATGGCGGCTCAGAAGCTTTTGCGCTACAAAAGTCATCGCACAGGTTAGTGCCATCGATATAATCAATAATGCTTGATATCCTAATAGGCCATCATTGTCATAGCGTGACAGGGCTAGCACATCAAAGACGTAAGCAAAGCTGCTTATTATGCCTAGTACGAGTAAGACATATGCTTCTGCTCTAATAGGGCTAAACAACTGTTTACAGCCAATCCACAGTAACAATAATCCCTCTAATAACAGCACTAAACCCATCAGTTCGACGCTGAGTAAAAACAGTGCGGCAAAACCAGCAAAGCTTCCGGCAAAAGCCAAGGCTAGGGCACTAATATCTTTATCGCGTTTAATTACCCAATATAACAACCCACACAGCAATGCATTAAGTGCAAATAGCTCACCAGCAAAAATGCTCCACTCCGTTAGGGTGTAGAGAGTAAAAACCATAAGTGCGATTGGAACCGCTAGCAGCCTTGGTGTTAATGCAGACTTGATGACAAATAATAAGCTGGCAATACTGTAGAGGTAGAACAGCCCATTGATCATTAATACTGCTAGGCCGGTTTGCCAATCAATGACAGACAGCGGCAATTGAATAAATAAGCTGAGTATTTGTATGCAAGCTATATGGAGTAAGGCGGTAATTTCGATGAGTATTGGCCAAGCTAATTTGTGGCTTTGTACCATCGAGCAAATACCGATAAGCATTAAATAAGGCAGGTATAATAGCGGCGTTTGGCCACCATCAAGTAGCATCAATGGCGCGAGTGATCCGCCAAGTAAAGCGACAATCGCGACAACTTTGGTGTCGAGTTTAAACGATAAGCTATAACCCAATATCGTATTAAGCAATAACAAGCCAAAGCAGGCAATATCAGGAATAAGATTAAAGTACGGTCCAAGGAAATATAGGCACAAATAATTAAGAATAAGCCCAAGGCCAACTAGGCCTGAGCCGAAGTCTTGCATTCCTGGGCGTTTTTGCCGAATAAATACTCCACCAACAATAATACTATTTGCTACGCCTAAACCTAATAACGCTTTACCCAGTTCTGAAAACCAGTTGTTAATTGAAAACTGCAGTAAATAACCAAAACCTAATGTCAGGGTAATAATGCCTGCAACCGTCATCAAAAATACAGGCCCTAACCCTTTACTTTGATAATGCTGATAGAATTCTTTTGCTTGTTCGGTTAACCCAGAAATGGGAGCAAATGCTGACGCACTGAACTCACCGATAGCGTCAGCTAATTGAGTAACCATCGCACTTAGGGCACTTTGTCTAGCGGGTGACTTTGCGACTACCGAAGTTTGTTGTTCTGATAGAGATGATGTTAACGCTGAATGACTTATATCTAACGGTTGGCGCTCCCAAGCAGAAGACGAGTATTGAGGTTTATCGGCTACGATACTGCCGCTCGAATCGTTTTCTCGACTCTCATGCACTGGGGCATGTAAGTTTTCAGCAGGCAAGGCTATCGGTTGTTCATTATTATTTTGCGCTTGTACCTGTTGGGCCAAAGCATCAAGTTGTTGACTGAACTGAGCCAATTGTCTATTTACATCGGCCTGTTGAGCGCCTTGCTGTGAAGTAAACTCCGCCAGTTGTGCTTTTAGTTTTGCTACGTCATCCATTAACGGCATCATTTATCCCATGATTATTATGCACTCCAATATTGCCAAGTTATTGTACGTGGTTCTGATTGATTAGGAAATGCTCAGTTTTCTGATACTTGAGATGTTCAGCCTTTATTTTCGATGTGCATGTAGATGAGTTTGAAGCAATAAAAAAGCACCCTAAGGTGCTTTCTGCTACTACGATTATAACGTTAAAACTTAACCACCAGTTTGCCTTGTTGTACGGCAATTTCTTTGGTCATTTTAGCCATTAACGCTTGATTACTGTCGCGAGTGTCTAAGGTATACACTGGCTGGTTTTCAAGGTAATTACGTAAAAACCCCATCAATTGTGGTGTTGCCTGGCTGATGTAACGCTCAATATCGGCGGGTTCGGACTCAACCTTGACTAAGTTTAACTGTCGAAGATAGACACTCTTGGTATTACTGTCATACCAAGGCACAGCTTCGAACGTAGTTTTAAGCTTAGCGTGAATAGGTAGTAACGGGTTATTCACGGTAATCACAGTCGCAGCTGTGACAGCCATGGTATTTGGCTTAGCGCCTAACACGACCTGCATATCATTTAGCTTAAGTGATACACCAATTAACTTGTTGCCCTGTTTTACCTCAAAATGCATGTCTTTATTAAGGTACTGTTCAATTTCAGACTCGGTGATGCTGTACTGACTGGCACAGCCAGTCAGTAACAATAACAATCCCAGTCCAAGGGTTTTAACCAAGGTTATCATCCAGTGTTTCTCATTCCTGCTGCAACGCCGGCAATGGTCAGCATAAGTGCTAGCTGAACATCTGCAGACGGCTCAACTTCTCTACGTGTACGAGCTAATAGCTCGGTTTGTAAGAAGTTAAGTGGGTCGATGTATGGGTTTCGTAGTTTAACAGATTCACGACTCCAAGGCGTATGTGCCATTAACTCTGTTGCTTGGGTTAAAGATAATACCGCTTCAATACCCAGTTGCAGACGTTGACGTAACTTTTCACCTAAATGATGTAACTCTGGCTTCACTAAACATAACTCGTAGTACTTGGCTAAGTTAGGTTCTGCTTTGGTGTAAACCATTTCGAGCATTGAAATACGGGTTTCAAAGAAAGGCCATTGCTCTTCCATTTCACGCAATAATGCTAACTCGCCACGATCTGCCGCATCTTGTAATGCTTCGCCAGCACCAAGCCAAGCGGGTAGCATTAAGCGGTTTTGTGACCAAGCAAAAATCCACGGAATCGCGCGTAAGCTTTCAATACCACCATCAACTTTACGCTTAGCTGGGCGACTGCCTAGTGGCAACTTACCGAGCTCAACTTCTGGTGTGGCAGATCTAAAATACTCAACAAAGTCCGGTTCTTCACGTACGATGCCGCGATAATGCAGTACTGATTCTTCAGCAATACGCTGCATGCAATCACGCCACGATTTTTTAGGCTCCGGTGGTGGTAACAATGTCGCTTCTAATACCGCTGAGGTATATAGCGCTAAACTTTGTACCGCTAATTTTGGTAAGCCAAACTTAAAGCGGATCATTTCGCCTTGTTCTGTCACACGGATGCGACCATCTACCGAACCTGGTGGTTGCGATAAAATGGCTTTATGAGCTGGTCCGCCCCCACGGCCGATAGAACCGCCACGACCATGGAACAACATCAATTTAACGTCAGCTTTTTTACACACAGCAACTAACTGCTCTTGTGCACGATACTGCGCCCAGGCAGCTGCCATTACGCCAGCATCTTTGGCTGAGTCAGAATAACCAATCATCACTTCTTGCATGCCTTTGGTGTAACCACGATACCAATCAATATTCAGTAGCGAAGTCATACAGTCAGCGGCACCCTCTAAGTCAGCGAGGGTTTCGAATAATGGCACTACGCGCATTGGATTAGTGCAACCGGCTTCTTTTAGCAGTAATAATACGGTTAATACGTCAGATGGCTTGCTGGCCATTGATATCACATAAGAGCCCAGTGCATTAACAGGCTGCTGGGCGACTAAGTTGCAGGTCCTGACAACTTCAGCGACATCATCCGTCGGTTTCCAATTTGTTGGGATCAGTGGACGTTTGCTGGTTAACTCGCGCAGTAAAAACGCTTGTTTTTCATTTTCGTCCCAATGGTTGTAATCACCCATGCCCAAATAACGAGTCAGTTCAGCAATCACGTCACTATGGCGGGTAGCATCTTGACGAATATCTAGGCGTAACATGTGAATACCAAAACACGCTAAACGACGTAATATGTCGAGTAACAGGCCATTAGCAATCAGCTTCATACCGCAATCGGTCAAACTCTTATAAAGTAGTTCAAGCGGTTCAAGCAAATCTGATTTATGCCAAATTAGCTCGCTGGTATCAACATCAGGTTTTTTACCTTCAAGACGTGCATTAAGGTAATCGATGGTGTCACGTAATTGGCAGCGTAATTTGCGTAACACATCGCGGTACGGTTCTTTACTGTTATCTGTTAACGCTGACAATTCAGCATTCGCTTGTTCCATCGACAATTCGCCAAGCAAGCTCACAATATCTTTTAAGTACAATCTTGCTGCGGCATGACGATTGCGATCGAGTACTTCTTGGGTGACGAGAGACGTTACAAACGGATTTCCGTCGCGGTCTCCGCCCATCCAGCTTGAAAATCTCACCGGAGAGACATCAATAGGTAATTGCTGGCCGGTCTTTTGCTCAACTTGATCATTGAGTTGACGCAGAAAGTCAGGAATAGCTTGCCACAAAGACGTTTCGATAGTGCTTAAACCCCAACGTGCTTCATCTACAGGAGTTGGGCGTTCGTTACGAATTTCGTTGGTGTGCCAAATTTGGGCAATAAGCTGACGCAGACGCAGAGTGCTTTGTTGGCGTTCGCGATCAGTCAGTTGGCTGTTTTCTTGTTCCGTTAAGCAATCAACTACAGCCGCATATTTTTGAATTAGCGTGCGGCGTGAAATCTCGGTTGGATGCGCTGTTAATACTAAATCGATGTCTAAGTTTTTTAAGCTCTTAATTACATCTTTTTTATCTAAATCAGTATCAAGCATGCGTCCAAGTAGTTGCTCTACTGGATCGGGCACACACACGAGTTCGTCGCAATTACGGCTAATGGTGTGAAATTGTTCTGCGATATTGGCTAAGTTTAAAAATTGGTTGAAGGCTTTGGCGAAAGGGACCAGTTCTTCGTCTGGTAAAGCGGTTAATAATGCCAACATTTGCTCACGAGAGGCTTCATCACCCTGGCGAGATTTTTTTGCTAAAATTCGAATTTGTTCTACTTTTTCTAAAAACGCATCACCTAAATGGTTTTGCATTGTTTCGCCTAATATCTGGCCTAAATGCCCCACATTTGATCGAAGTGACGCATACATATCTGCCGTTTGCTCTGTCATACTTACTCCCGAAAAAAAGAACGATTTTGCCAATAACTCTTACATCACAATACCCAGCGTATCAAAATCGGTCAATACGCAGGCACTGTATTTTGTAATTTTATTTCGTAAAAAAGTTACATTTTGATTTAACTTTCACCGATTATTGATGTTTACTTAATGCAGGCATGAAAAATCATTTTTTTGATCAATTCTACCGTTGGCGTTAAGTATTCTAAGCCAATAAATTCATCTGGTTGGTGGGCCTGGTTAATACTGCCCGGCCCAAGTACTAAAGTTTGGCAACCTAGTTTGTTGATATAAGGTGCTTCAGTTGAATAGTTGACCACTTCTGCTTCGTTGCCAGACAATTCTGCAACGAGTTTGGTCCATGGATTATCTGCTTTTCCTGCAAACGATTCAGCGCCTGGGTACAAAGTACTGACACTTATGCTGCCAGGATACTCTTTACTGATGTCAGATAAGTAGTTCAATACCATTAATTCCAGATCCGCTAACTCCATTCCTGGTAAAGGACGAATATCTAAATGCAAATCACAGCAACCACAAATACGGTTTGCGGCATCACCGCCATGAATATGGCCAAAGTTCATGGTTGGGTAGGGTACAGTAAACGCATCTTCGCGATAGTTCTCGCTTAAGTGCTGCTTTAGCTTCATTAGCTGGCTAATGACTTTATGCATGACTTCAATAGCATTTAAGCCGCGAGCAGGATCAGATGAATGACCACTTCGACCAATTACGCGGATCCCTTGGGCTAAATGCCCCTTATGCATATAGACAGGTTTTAAGCTGGTGGGTTCACCAATAACAGCATAATCAGGTGCGATAACTTTTGAGTCGGCAAATGCTTTAGCGCCGCTCATGGTGGTTTCTTCATCTGCACTAGCAAAAATAGTCAGCGGACGTTTGAATTGATCAAGTGGCATGTCTTTTAATGCTTCGAGTACCAACGCAAAAAAGCCTTTCATGTCGCAAGTGCCTAAGCCGTACCAACGATTGTCTTTTTCAACCATCTCAAATGGACTTTGGCTCCAACGGCCTTCGTCAAAGGGCACAGTATCTGTATGGCCCGCAAGTAAAAGCCCACCACTGCCGCTGCCGATTCTGGCAATCAAGTTCTGTTTATTACGCGAGTCTTCTACCGTGGGGGTTTCGCATTCAAAACCCAGCTCACTGAACCAATTTTGCAACAAGTTGATAACTGCATGATTACTCATATCGTGTTCTGCTTCGAGTGCACTGACTGATGGCGCTGCAATCAGCTGTGTAAAACAACTTTTTAGATCTGGTAGTGTGCTCATGGGTTATCCTAAAAAATAATATGTAAAATACTTATTCACATATATTGCATAATTAATATTGTGTGATAGTCTAGCAAACAGCATTAACCGACACCATAAATAGAACGATAGAAATGAAAATAAACATGTGCTTTCTTACTGCTAAAACCACTATATCAATAATCAACGCGAACTTCCTGCGACGATAGTTCAAAATTAGGCGGCCCCCGTCTAAATAGGCTATGCTGACACTTTCTCTCATTATTTAACAAGAAAACAAACTTATGAAAAGCATCGCAATTATTGGCGCCAGTGGTTATACCGGTGCACAAATTACCTCGTTAATTAACGCAGACAGCAACTTCAGCGTTCAAGGGTTGTATGTGTCGGAAAACAGTTTAGATAAAGGCCGTAAATTAGCCGACCTTTACCCTACATATAGTCACATGGCTTATACGCTTTCGCCGTTATCAGATGACGCTAAAAAGAAAATTGTTGCCGAAGCCGATGCCGTGGTTTTAGCGACTGAGCATTCAGTTAGCCTAGAGCTTGCCGCATGGTTTTACCAGCAAGGTTTAGCGGTATTTGACTTAAGCGGTGCATATCGTTTTGCCGATGTGGCGCAATATCCAAAATGGTACGGTTTTGAACATACTCACCCTGATGTATTAGCTCAGGCGGTGTATGGCTTAGCAGAGTGGAACAGCGAACAAATTAAACAAACAAGAATGATTGCTGTACCAGGTTGTTATCCTACGGCTTCACTTACTGCACTAAAACCGCTTAAACCATTCTTAACTGAAATGTATCCAGTCATTAATGCCGTGAGTGGTGTAACAGGTGCAGGTCGTAAAGCACAGTTACATACCAGTTTCTGCGAAGTTAGCCTTACGCCATACGGTGTATTGGGTCACAGACATCAGCCTGAGATTGCGACACATTTAGGTCAGGAAGTTATTTTTACGCCGCATTTAGGTAACTTTAAGCGGGGTATTTTGGCAACCATTACCGTGCAACTAAAACCAGGCACTACAGAAGCCGATGTCGCTAAAGCGTATAGCGTGTACGACAATGCGCCAATAGTGACAGTAAAGCACAATCAATTCCCTAAAGTTGATGATGTGGTTAACACCCCCAATTGTCATTTAGGTTGGAAGTATGATGCCAACAGCGGTTATTTAGTGGTCGCCAGTGCGATAGACAATTTAATGAAAGGTGCTGCTAGCCAAGGTCTACAGTGCATTAAAATCCATTTCGGTGTGTAATTAACTCGCATTAGTGAAGGAATAAAAATAATGGCTACAAAATCAGTATTAGTTTTAAAAGTCGGTGGTGCGTTGCTTCAATGCGAAATGGGCATGGCGCGTTTAATGGCGGCAGCAGCCGAAATGCTTGCTGCGGGTCAACAAGTCATATTAGTCCATGGCGGTGGTTGTTTGGTTGATGAGCAATTAACCGCTAATGGCAAAGAAACGGTTAAATTAGACGGTTTACGTGTTACGCCAGAAGATCAAATTCCTATTATTGTTGGCGCGCTAGCAGGTACCTCAAACAAAATTTTACAAGCAGCTGCAGCTAAAGCTGGCATTGTTAGCGTAGGCATGAGCTTAGGCGACGGCAATGTTGTTACTGCAAAAATCAAAGATGAGCGTTTAGGACTTGTGGGCGAAGTTGAGCCAAAAGACGCGACCTACTTAAACTTTATTTTAAGCCAGGGCTGGATGCCAATTTGTAGCTCGATTGCCATTTCTAGCCAAGGCGACATGTTAAACGTCAACGCAGATCAAGCCGCAACAGCCTTAGCAAAATTAGTTAACGGTACGTTGGTGTTATTGTCAGACGTATCGGGTGTGTTAGATGGTAAAGGTCAGTTAATACAGAGTTTAAACAAAAGTGAAATTGAACATCTTGTTGCCCAAGGTGTGATTGAAAAAGGCATGAAAGTCAAAGTAGAAGCCGCATTGGAAGTTGCTCAATGGATGGGTAAACCCGTGCAAGTTGCTTCATGGCGCGATGCCGAACAGTTAAAAACCTTAGTCAAAGGTGGGTCCGTCGGGACTCAAATACAACCTTAATGGAGTAGTAGTATATGCAGCACCTATTGTCGATAAAAGAGTTAACTCAATCTCAGCTTTTAGCCATCATTGATCTGGCTAAAAAAATTAAGAATAACCCCGCTGAGTACCGTCGCGCCTTAGATGGTAAAAGCGTTGTGATGCTGTTTGAAAAGCCATCACTGCGCACCCGAGTCAGCTTTGACATTGGCATTAATAAATTAGGTGGTCACTGCTTATACTTAGACCAACAAAATGGTGCGTTGGGACAACGCGAAACGGTAGCTGATTTTGCGACAAACATTTCATGCTGGGCCGATGCTATTGTGGCAAGAACATACTCGCACACCACCATAGAACAATTAGCTCAACATGGCAGCGTGCCGGTGATTAATGCTTTGTCTGACTTGTACCATCCATGCCAAGCGCTAGCTGACTTTTTAACACTATCAGAGCAATTTGATGACGTAAGCCAAGCAAAACTGGCTTATGTTGGCGATGGTAATAACGTCACCCACTCACTGATTTATGGTGCAGCGATTTTAGGCATGACCATGACAGTGATTTGCCCTGAAGGGGCATTCCCTGATGCACTCATCGTGACAGAAGCTCAGGCGTTAGCAAAGCAAAATGGTGGCAAGTTAACTCTAAGTGCAGACATTAATGCCATTGAAGGCCATGATGCTATTTACACCGACACTTGGATTTCTATGGGTGATGAAACACCGCTTGCTGACATTAAAGCCCGTTTTGCACCATATCAAGTTAATAGTGAGCTAATGGCTCAAGCTGGTGCTAAATTCTTTATGCATTGCTTGCCAGCACATCGTGGTGTGGAAGTGACAGATGAAGTGATGGATGGCGAAGGTTCATTGATTTTACATCAAGCAGAAAACCGCATGCATGCGCAAAATGCAGTATTAGTGACCTTATTAAGTTAGTCACCTTATTTAAGTTATTCAAAAGATTAAGTCAATAGTGCCTCTGGCGTTATTTAAATTGAAAATATACGTAATCGATTTTAGGAAATAAACATGTCTAATGCAGTGAAAAAAAACGGTGTTAAAAAAGTGGTATTGGCATATTCAGGTGGTTTAGACACCTCGGCTATTATCCCATGGTTAAAAGAAACTTATGACGACTGTGAAATCATCGCATTTTGTGCCGACGTCGGCCAAGGTGAAGAAGAGCTCGTTGGCTTAACAGAAAAAGCCTTAGCGTCAGGTGCTTCTGAGTGCCATATCGTCGATCTAAAAGAAGAGTTTGTTGCTGATTATATTTACCCAACTATTGCAACGGGTGCTATTTACGAAGGTACATACTTGTTAGGTACGTCAATGGCGCGTCCTATTATTGCTAAAGCGCAAGTAGAAGTCGCCCGTAAAGTCGGCGCTGATGCGGTATGTCATGGCTGTACTGGTAAAGGTAACGACCAAGTTCGTTTTGAAGGTTGTTTTGCTGCATTAGCACCAGACTTAAAAGTGATTGCGCCTTGGCGTGAGTGGGAAATGCGTAGCCGTGAAGACTTATTGGCTTACCTTGCAGAGCGTGATATCAAAACCAGTGCTTCAGCGACCAAAATTTATAGCCGTGATGCCAACGCATGGCACATTTCGCACGAAGGTGGCGAGTTAGAAGATCCATGGAACGAGCCATCAAAAGGCGTGTGGACATTAACAGTAGCACCAGAAGATGCACCAAATGAGCCTGAATATGTCTCGTTAGCGGTTAAGCATGGTCGTGTGACTCATGTAAATGACGAAGCATTATCGCCATATGCTGCACTCATGAAGCTAAACGACATTGCTGGCAAACACGGTGTAGGTCGTATCGATATTACCGAAAACCGTTTAGTGGGCATGAAGTCTCGTGGTTGTTATGAAACACCAGGCGGCACCGTAATGTTTGCTGGTCTGCGTGCCATTGAAGAATTAGTTTTAGACAAAACTAGCCGTACGTGGCGCGAGCAAATTGCTGGGCAAATGTCGCACCTAGTGTACGACGGTCGTTGGTTTACCCCTTTATGTAAATCACTTATCGCAGCGTCAGAATCATTAGCAGAATCGGTTAATGG
The nucleotide sequence above comes from Shewanella sp. Arc9-LZ. Encoded proteins:
- a CDS encoding DUF2339 domain-containing protein, producing the protein MPLMDDVAKLKAQLAEFTSQQGAQQADVNRQLAQFSQQLDALAQQVQAQNNNEQPIALPAENLHAPVHESRENDSSGSIVADKPQYSSSAWERQPLDISHSALTSSLSEQQTSVVAKSPARQSALSAMVTQLADAIGEFSASAFAPISGLTEQAKEFYQHYQSKGLGPVFLMTVAGIITLTLGFGYLLQFSINNWFSELGKALLGLGVANSIIVGGVFIRQKRPGMQDFGSGLVGLGLILNYLCLYFLGPYFNLIPDIACFGLLLLNTILGYSLSFKLDTKVVAIVALLGGSLAPLMLLDGGQTPLLYLPYLMLIGICSMVQSHKLAWPILIEITALLHIACIQILSLFIQLPLSVIDWQTGLAVLMINGLFYLYSIASLLFVIKSALTPRLLAVPIALMVFTLYTLTEWSIFAGELFALNALLCGLLYWVIKRDKDISALALAFAGSFAGFAALFLLSVELMGLVLLLEGLLLLWIGCKQLFSPIRAEAYVLLVLGIISSFAYVFDVLALSRYDNDGLLGYQALLIISMALTCAMTFVAQKLLSRHQADLMQFEHLVVRFIRELLGVLYTVTLLLISFFITEQYWLNTLPLISFLLLYMSAKHTLRFSEVLAWLLQLPLLGLVIFGMIDADSLSFADQAMNAKLARFELFIGLLLAYYWYKKYYANAKLIHVAYYVQLACYLALPLLLLPKVIRSYPDYIAISLWLSSMMSLGLAYFINHKSLRYESQILTVLATMVTAAMCLAELWQGLAALTIGLLLLGLISVRYVQLPKKWQQITTLQWHIAPYYIALVIAVLSQTLTNLIHPSWAITALIICGYFSVITERNTRIGQHFKQALAPSYSLAYFAIFACAILPILFHSETQLTLNIDNVLTNLAELGVLILLGRYLLTARLGIRAHRKIISYVTLKWAWHALLVISYLLWSYQFDLIIAAPMSAVLLVVHASVVMFISLRPQQASLVRLAALLFALACIKVIVVDMASFELIQKIVAFILIGVILLTVAYFYQKAKNNQLADDLTA
- a CDS encoding DUF1439 domain-containing protein: MITLVKTLGLGLLLLLTGCASQYSITESEIEQYLNKDMHFEVKQGNKLIGVSLKLNDMQVVLGAKPNTMAVTAATVITVNNPLLPIHAKLKTTFEAVPWYDSNTKSVYLRQLNLVKVESEPADIERYISQATPQLMGFLRNYLENQPVYTLDTRDSNQALMAKMTKEIAVQQGKLVVKF
- the ppc gene encoding phosphoenolpyruvate carboxylase; translated protein: MTEQTADMYASLRSNVGHLGQILGETMQNHLGDAFLEKVEQIRILAKKSRQGDEASREQMLALLTALPDEELVPFAKAFNQFLNLANIAEQFHTISRNCDELVCVPDPVEQLLGRMLDTDLDKKDVIKSLKNLDIDLVLTAHPTEISRRTLIQKYAAVVDCLTEQENSQLTDRERQQSTLRLRQLIAQIWHTNEIRNERPTPVDEARWGLSTIETSLWQAIPDFLRQLNDQVEQKTGQQLPIDVSPVRFSSWMGGDRDGNPFVTSLVTQEVLDRNRHAAARLYLKDIVSLLGELSMEQANAELSALTDNSKEPYRDVLRKLRCQLRDTIDYLNARLEGKKPDVDTSELIWHKSDLLEPLELLYKSLTDCGMKLIANGLLLDILRRLACFGIHMLRLDIRQDATRHSDVIAELTRYLGMGDYNHWDENEKQAFLLRELTSKRPLIPTNWKPTDDVAEVVRTCNLVAQQPVNALGSYVISMASKPSDVLTVLLLLKEAGCTNPMRVVPLFETLADLEGAADCMTSLLNIDWYRGYTKGMQEVMIGYSDSAKDAGVMAAAWAQYRAQEQLVAVCKKADVKLMLFHGRGGSIGRGGGPAHKAILSQPPGSVDGRIRVTEQGEMIRFKFGLPKLAVQSLALYTSAVLEATLLPPPEPKKSWRDCMQRIAEESVLHYRGIVREEPDFVEYFRSATPEVELGKLPLGSRPAKRKVDGGIESLRAIPWIFAWSQNRLMLPAWLGAGEALQDAADRGELALLREMEEQWPFFETRISMLEMVYTKAEPNLAKYYELCLVKPELHHLGEKLRQRLQLGIEAVLSLTQATELMAHTPWSRESVKLRNPYIDPLNFLQTELLARTRREVEPSADVQLALMLTIAGVAAGMRNTG
- the argE gene encoding acetylornithine deacetylase is translated as MSTLPDLKSCFTQLIAAPSVSALEAEHDMSNHAVINLLQNWFSELGFECETPTVEDSRNKQNLIARIGSGSGGLLLAGHTDTVPFDEGRWSQSPFEMVEKDNRWYGLGTCDMKGFFALVLEALKDMPLDQFKRPLTIFASADEETTMSGAKAFADSKVIAPDYAVIGEPTSLKPVYMHKGHLAQGIRVIGRSGHSSDPARGLNAIEVMHKVISQLMKLKQHLSENYREDAFTVPYPTMNFGHIHGGDAANRICGCCDLHLDIRPLPGMELADLELMVLNYLSDISKEYPGSISVSTLYPGAESFAGKADNPWTKLVAELSGNEAEVVNYSTEAPYINKLGCQTLVLGPGSINQAHQPDEFIGLEYLTPTVELIKKMIFHACIK
- the argC gene encoding N-acetyl-gamma-glutamyl-phosphate reductase, producing the protein MKSIAIIGASGYTGAQITSLINADSNFSVQGLYVSENSLDKGRKLADLYPTYSHMAYTLSPLSDDAKKKIVAEADAVVLATEHSVSLELAAWFYQQGLAVFDLSGAYRFADVAQYPKWYGFEHTHPDVLAQAVYGLAEWNSEQIKQTRMIAVPGCYPTASLTALKPLKPFLTEMYPVINAVSGVTGAGRKAQLHTSFCEVSLTPYGVLGHRHQPEIATHLGQEVIFTPHLGNFKRGILATITVQLKPGTTEADVAKAYSVYDNAPIVTVKHNQFPKVDDVVNTPNCHLGWKYDANSGYLVVASAIDNLMKGAASQGLQCIKIHFGV
- the argB gene encoding acetylglutamate kinase, which produces MATKSVLVLKVGGALLQCEMGMARLMAAAAEMLAAGQQVILVHGGGCLVDEQLTANGKETVKLDGLRVTPEDQIPIIVGALAGTSNKILQAAAAKAGIVSVGMSLGDGNVVTAKIKDERLGLVGEVEPKDATYLNFILSQGWMPICSSIAISSQGDMLNVNADQAATALAKLVNGTLVLLSDVSGVLDGKGQLIQSLNKSEIEHLVAQGVIEKGMKVKVEAALEVAQWMGKPVQVASWRDAEQLKTLVKGGSVGTQIQP
- a CDS encoding ornithine carbamoyltransferase; its protein translation is MQHLLSIKELTQSQLLAIIDLAKKIKNNPAEYRRALDGKSVVMLFEKPSLRTRVSFDIGINKLGGHCLYLDQQNGALGQRETVADFATNISCWADAIVARTYSHTTIEQLAQHGSVPVINALSDLYHPCQALADFLTLSEQFDDVSQAKLAYVGDGNNVTHSLIYGAAILGMTMTVICPEGAFPDALIVTEAQALAKQNGGKLTLSADINAIEGHDAIYTDTWISMGDETPLADIKARFAPYQVNSELMAQAGAKFFMHCLPAHRGVEVTDEVMDGEGSLILHQAENRMHAQNAVLVTLLS
- a CDS encoding argininosuccinate synthase — its product is MSNAVKKNGVKKVVLAYSGGLDTSAIIPWLKETYDDCEIIAFCADVGQGEEELVGLTEKALASGASECHIVDLKEEFVADYIYPTIATGAIYEGTYLLGTSMARPIIAKAQVEVARKVGADAVCHGCTGKGNDQVRFEGCFAALAPDLKVIAPWREWEMRSREDLLAYLAERDIKTSASATKIYSRDANAWHISHEGGELEDPWNEPSKGVWTLTVAPEDAPNEPEYVSLAVKHGRVTHVNDEALSPYAALMKLNDIAGKHGVGRIDITENRLVGMKSRGCYETPGGTVMFAGLRAIEELVLDKTSRTWREQIAGQMSHLVYDGRWFTPLCKSLIAASESLAESVNGDVVIKLYKGQATAVKKRSPNSLYSEAFATFGEDDVYDQKHAEGFIRLYSLASRIRALNTK